From a region of the Thiorhodovibrio winogradskyi genome:
- the pth gene encoding aminoacyl-tRNA hydrolase encodes MSNEQGIRLIVGLGNPGRDYEGTRHNAGFLFADRIAAEHGGHFHLESKFFGELCRLSVHGQDLRLLKPTTFMNHSGRSIAAVGHYFDISPAATLVAYDELDLPPGQLRLKFGGGHAGHNGMRDTLAALGSRDFWRLRIGIGHPGHKEQVIGYVLSRPPQAELAALEQACDQALAVLDEIVTGRFQRAMNALHRKVEKTLGGDG; translated from the coding sequence ATTGTCGGGCTTGGCAATCCCGGGCGCGACTACGAAGGAACCCGGCATAACGCCGGATTCTTGTTCGCTGATCGCATCGCCGCCGAGCACGGCGGGCACTTCCATCTGGAATCCAAGTTCTTTGGCGAGCTGTGCCGCTTGTCCGTCCATGGTCAGGATCTGCGGCTGCTAAAACCCACTACCTTCATGAATCACAGTGGTCGGAGTATTGCCGCCGTGGGGCACTACTTTGATATTTCGCCAGCGGCCACCCTGGTGGCCTACGATGAGCTGGATCTCCCTCCCGGTCAGCTCAGGCTGAAATTCGGCGGCGGGCATGCCGGCCATAACGGCATGCGCGACACCCTTGCGGCACTCGGGAGCCGCGACTTTTGGCGTCTACGCATCGGTATTGGCCATCCCGGGCACAAAGAACAGGTCATCGGTTATGTGCTGAGCCGCCCACCGCAGGCAGAGCTCGCCGCTCTTGAGCAAGCCTGCGATCAGGCGCTTGCGGTTCTCGATGAGATTGTCACCGGACGCTTTCAGCGTGCAATGAATGCGTTGCATCGCAAAGTCGAGAAGACCCTGGGTGGCGATGGCTAG